A genomic region of Pelodiscus sinensis isolate JC-2024 chromosome 17, ASM4963464v1, whole genome shotgun sequence contains the following coding sequences:
- the LOC106732606 gene encoding transcriptional activator protein Pur-alpha, with product MADRDSGSEQGGGGGGAAGAGGPGSGGPGGGLQHETQELASKRVDIQNKRFYLDVKQNAKGRFLKIAEVGAGGNKSRLTLSMSVAVEFRDYLGDFIEHYAQLGPSQPPELAQAADEPRRALKSEFLVRENRKYYMDLKENQRGRFLRVRQTVNRGPGLGSTQGQTIALPAQGLIEFRDALAKLIDDYGVEEEPAELPEGTSLTVDNKRFFFDVGSNKYGVFMRVSEVKPTYRNSITVPYKVWAKFGHTFCKYSDEMKKIQEKQRDKRAAAAASSGPEPQAETESSAAAAGPPGALLQADEPEED from the coding sequence ATGGCGGACAGAGACAGTGGCAGCGAgcagggcggcggcggcgggggcgcGGCGGGCGCCGGGGGGCCGGGctccggggggccggggggcggcCTGCAGCACGAGACGCAGGAGCTGGCCTCCAAGCGGGTGGACATCCAGAACAAGCGCTTCTACCTGGACGTCAAGCAGAACGCCAAGGGCCGCTTCCTCAAGATCGCCGAGGTGGGCGCGGGCGGCAACAAGAGCCGCCTCACGCTCTCCATGTCGGTGGCCGTGGAGTTCCGCGACTACCTGGGCGACTTCATCGAGCACTACGCGCAGCTGGGCCCCAGCCAGCCGCCCGAGCTGGCGCAGGCCGCCGACGAGCCGCGCCGGGCGCTGAAGAGCGAGTTCCTGGTGCGCGAGAACCGCAAGTACTACATGGATCTGAAGGAGAACCAGCGCGGCCGCTTCCTGCGCGTCCGCCAGACCGTCAACCGCGGGCCCGGCCTGGGCTCCACGCAGGGCCAGACCATCGCGCTGCCGGCCCAGGGGCTCATCGAGTTCCGCGACGCGCTGGCCAAGCTCATCGACGACTACGGCGTGGAGGAGGAGCCGGCCGAGCTGCCCGAGGGCACCTCCTTGACTGTGGACAACAAGCGCTTCTTCTTCGACGTGGGCTCCAACAAGTACGGCGTGTTCATGCGGGTGAGCGAGGTGAAGCCCACCTACCGCAACTCCATCACCGTCCCCTACAAGGTGTGGGCCAAGTTCGGCCACACCTTCTGCAAGTACTCGGACGAGATGAAGAAGATCCAGGAGAAGCAGCGGGACAagcgggccgccgccgccgcctcctccggGCCCGAGCCGCAGGCGGAGACGGAGAGCAGCGCCGCCGCCGCCGGGCCCCCCGGAGCCCTGCTGCAGGCCGACGAGCCGGAGGAGGATTGA